TTATAATCCTTATTACTCTCTTTCTGTTAACAGGATGCTGGGACCAAAGGCAATTTAAAAATGTAAAGCTTGTGCTTGCGGCAGGGTTTGACGCCGGGCAAGAGAGGTTGATTCGTAATACAGTTGTTATCCCTACTGTTGAGAAAGGGTTAGAAGGTCCAGGACAAGAATTCATCCAGGTGATTACAAGTGAAGCCTATTCGACAAGGGATGGTAAAAAAAATGTAGACCATCGCATTTCAAGGTCTTTTGATGCTTCAAAGGCAAGGGTTTTCCTGTTAGGGGAGGAGCTGGCCAAACAAGACATCTTTCCCATTCTGGATGTATTGTATCGAGATCCCAAGAATAATTTGAATGCGAAACTGGCGATGGTAAAGGGAACAGCTGAAGATGCACTTCGCTTAAGGGTGAATCAGGAGCCCCGCATTAGTGGCTATATAAATGGAATTTTGGATAGTCAAATGATGAATACAGAAGCCCCTAGTGAAAATTTGCAGCTTATTTGCGCAGAACTCTTAGAAGATGGTGAAGATTTCGCGCTCTCAGCGTTAGAAGTGGACCAGGATGCAGCGCTCATCAATTACGTTGGTATGGCCTTATTTAGTGGCCAGAAATATTCCGGAGTTACGCTTAATACAGATGAATCCCTTCTTCTTCTTCTATTAGATGATCAGTTAAGGCGATCAGCTACAATTAACCGAAAGGTAGCTGACTATAAGAATGAGCCTTTGAAAAACTATATGTCTATAGAAGTAGGAGGAGTTAAGAGGAAGGTTCAGATTACAGCAGATCATCCTGAACAAATAAAAGTAGATCTTTCTTTAAAGCTTAAGGCAACTATTGTAGAGAAAACATTGCCGATTATTTTAAATGACCAGGAAGTAAAAAAGCTAGAGGGAAAGTTTAGTGAAATTCTCACGAAGGAGATGCAAGAGGTTCTTAAGAAAACTCAAGAGGCGAATAGTGACTACTTAGGAATAGGAAGGCGTGTTCATGCCTTTCACCATGATACATGGGAAGACCTAAAATGGAGTGAAGTATATCCGGAAATTGTTTTTAATGTGAACACAAAAGTAGATCTTTCTGGTCACGGTGTCATTAACTAAAAAAGGCATAAACAACGTTTATGCCTTTTTGTCATATGGAGGAAAGATCACCTAGAACGAGGTCACGGTCTTTTTCATTTTGAATATCTTCACAAGCCTGAAGAGCCAGTTTTTTATACTCTTCATACTGAGTTTTAGAACCTGTTATTTTATACGCTCTTGCCATCGCTTCATAGGCAAAAGCTAAATCGAAATCTCCAATCTGTTCTTCTAAACATACTTCTAAGCATTTCTTAGCATGGTATAGGGAAGGCTCACTACGCTCGCAAACGGCGTACACTCTCGAAATCTGCCAGTCCCCACGTACTCTATTAACAGGCTTTCCAATTTGTTCCCAATGATACCTTGAAGCATGAGCAGCATGAATCATGGTTTGTTCTTGTTCGGAAGTTCTACTTTCGAGATCTAGAAAGGTCCAGACGTAATTAAATAGATCTACGGCCATTTTCTTATGAAAGTCTTCTGAATTATGTAATTGTGTGGGTTCTTGTTTCATCATTATCCTCCTTATG
The nucleotide sequence above comes from Pontibacillus chungwhensis. Encoded proteins:
- a CDS encoding Ger(x)C family spore germination protein; protein product: MNRSHKGLIILITLFLLTGCWDQRQFKNVKLVLAAGFDAGQERLIRNTVVIPTVEKGLEGPGQEFIQVITSEAYSTRDGKKNVDHRISRSFDASKARVFLLGEELAKQDIFPILDVLYRDPKNNLNAKLAMVKGTAEDALRLRVNQEPRISGYINGILDSQMMNTEAPSENLQLICAELLEDGEDFALSALEVDQDAALINYVGMALFSGQKYSGVTLNTDESLLLLLLDDQLRRSATINRKVADYKNEPLKNYMSIEVGGVKRKVQITADHPEQIKVDLSLKLKATIVEKTLPIILNDQEVKKLEGKFSEILTKEMQEVLKKTQEANSDYLGIGRRVHAFHHDTWEDLKWSEVYPEIVFNVNTKVDLSGHGVIN